The stretch of DNA ACAAAAGTTAACGCTGCAAAAGTGGTGAATATAAAAAATGTCACACTAGGACCTAAATTCACTAATATCCACGGAAATAAATAAGCAACAACAAAACTCACAAAAGAATTAAAAAAACCCACCACAGAAATAGCAATTGCTTTTATATGCACAGGAAAGATTTCTGAAAACAATGCCCACATAATTGGACCCAATGAAATTGCAAATGCAGCAACAAATAATAATATTCCTATTAAAATCAATTGAGCATTTACTACAATAAATTTATTAGGAACTTCTCTTTTCATTGTGTTTAATTCTTGCATTGATAAGCCTTTACCGATTACATCAGAAAATATTTTTTGACTATCAAATGAGTTCCCCAAATTTTCTTTCAAATTAGAATAAACCTTACTTAATATTTTTTTTTCAATCATAAGCATTTCAACTCTCTTTATTGCTTTATTTGATTGTTCATCTAAATTTAGGATTGTTATTTTATCATCTAATGCTTTAATAGAACTTTCAAAAGAAGTCATTTTTTCATGTGAAATAGTATAAATCCGATTACTAAAGGCATAAGAAGTTATCCCTAATGCTATAGTCATCATAGCTGAGCCTATTAAAAGTAATGGTTTCCTTCCTAATCGATCAATTAAGATCATAGCTATTATTGTAAAAAACAAATTAATCACACTAACAATTAGAGATTGTATAAATGTACTTTCTAAACCTCCACCAGCTTGTTCAAAAATTGTCGGAGCATAATAAAATATTGCGTTGATCCCTGTTATCTGTTGAAAAAAAGCTAAACCAAACGCAATTAACATAATCAAATTATATTTTTTCTTAAATAAATCACTTAAAGAACCTCTTTTTAAACTTTGTTCCTCTTTAATTCCTTTTTTTATTTCAACTAATGTTTTTTCTGTATAATGTTCTCCTCCAAACCTCATCAATATTCTTTTGGCTTCTTCTTCATTATTTTTGATAGACATAAGCCATCTGGGACTCTTAGGAACCGTCCATAATAGTAGAAAATATAACATAGCTGGGAATGTCTCAACACCAAGCATCCAACGCCAACTATTCTCTTCCAAATCTTTTAAAAAATAATTAGATAAGAAAGCAATAAATATTCCCAATACAATATTAAATTGATTAAACGAAACTAAAAAACCCCTTAAATCCGGTGGGGCTATTTCTGCTATATAAATTGGAGCAATTAATAATGCTCCTCCAACTCCAACTCCACCAATAAATCGAGCTACTAGAAACATCCAAAAATCATCAGCCAAAGCAGAGGTTATTGCAGAAAAAGTGAACAAAACAGCAGTGAAAATTAGTGTTCTTTTACGTCCATATTTTTCACTTATTATTCCCGAGAATAAATTCCCTAACATTGCTCCTAAAATAACACATGCTCCTGAAAACCCTAATTCCAATTCTGACATAAAGAAATAATCTTCAATAAAAGGATTTACACCTGCAATTACAGCGCTATCAAACCCTAAAAGAAAGCCTCCTAACGCTACAACTAAACTAATATATCGAATATACGTTTTGTTCATTTTATTTCACTGCTTAAAATTTTCACCTATAATATAATTAGATCTTTATAAGTAGGCTTTCAGCCTCTTAAGCTATTTACTTAAGAGACAAAGCCTTACTATCAAAATTACTAAAATAAACTAAAAAACTAATCTTTATGAAAATTTTCAAAAACTTATCAGAATTAAAACATCATTTTTGAAAAACTCTAATAAAATCTATTTCCATGGTTGATTCAGAAAAATTAGAATCAATGGTTCCTCCCAAAGTTCCTCCCATTGCTATATTTAAAATCAAGAAGAAATTTTGATTAAAAGGCAATGATGATTCATTTTGAAATTGAAAATGAACAGGATAGCCATCTATACTAAATTTAATCCAAGATTCATCCCATTCAATTGAATATGTATGAAATTTATTTGAGACATCTGAAACTGTTGTTTTTCCACCTGGTCCACTTCCTCCTGAAAAATTAGGATAATGCAACGTACTCAAAACTTCTTCCTGATTAACTCCTACATGTTCCATAATATCAATTTCACCACATGCAGGCCAACCAACTGTATCAAAATTAGATCCTAACATCCAAAACGCAGGCCATGTTCCTACTCCTTCAGGTAATTTTGCATGAATATCAACCTTTCCATATTTAAAATCAAATATACCTTGAGTTTTTAAACGAGCAGAAGTATAATTACTCCCTTGATAATCTTCTTTTTTAGCTGTAATTTTTAAAAAACCATTTTCTACTATAACATTATCTTCGCGATCTGTATAATACTGCTCTTCAGCATTACCCCATCCATTATCTCCTGTCCCTATATCAAATGTCCAATTTTCAGAACATGGAGCTCCATCTACATTAAATTCATCTTGCCATATTAATGTATAAGTTCCATCAGGAACTACCCCTGTCTCTCCAGAAGCACATTCTGAATCACCCCCTGAACCTGAACCCGGCTCTGTAGTTGTAAATTTTTGATACCAAGCTCTTCCTGCACTATCAACCCAACGGACGTACATTGTAGATGCTGTTAATGAAATTACTTCATAATTTCCATCTCCACCTGCAAAATACCCCATAAAATTTCCTTCACCAGAACCCGTTAGTGCAATATTAACCTTAGTAGATTCCGATTCAGACAAAACATCACTGGTTGCTAATCCTAACACAGCTTCATAATCACCAGATGTATCTACATTAACACATTCATCACTTCCACTAGGAGTAAAATCCGTATTAAAATAAGACGCCTCAATATTATTATAATTATATGTAACTTTTTCATTAATAGCATCATATGAAAAAACAAACATATCATCAAACATACAACCTACTGCTTCATGCTCATAGGGAGAAGAAGTATACCAAACGGGTTCTCCTGCATCTCCAGGTCCGACACCTAAATAACCTGCTGTTGCAACATCCCAATACCATATTTTACTTGAACCTCCTGTTAAATTTTGAATAAATGTTTCCGGTAGGGAAAAATCAACCTCTATAGTTAAAGTAGTTGTCGCAACGTCACCACTTACTCCAGCCACTCCATAAGGAGTAACTGTTACCACATAAGTACCACTACTACCATAGTTTTTGGAAAAAGTTGAAGATTGAAAAACACCTGTTGTCCCATCTCCAAAATCTACTTTATAGGTAATCACATTGTCTCCTGAAACCTCAAAACTTGTCAAACCTGATCCATCTGTACTGACAACCGCATTTACTATTGTTCCTGTAGGCACAACGACTTGTCCTAACTCATAGTTTTTATCATCATTACACCCTACCCATAAAAGAGTTACACATAAAATTAACCCTAATTTTATCAAAAATATTCTATTTTTCATCTTCAAATGTCTTTAAATTAATATCCAGGGTTCTGTCCCAAAGTAGCAGCATCAATATTATTAATAGGAAACAATTCGTTCTTCCCTACTTGAAAACCAGCTATTACAGAACTAGCCTGACCTGTTCTAACTAAATCAAAAAATCGGTGTCCTTCAAAAGCTAATTCTAATCTTCTTTCTTCCCAAATAGCCGTTGTTAAAACACCTCCAGTAGATGTTATACCTGTTAAACCAGCACGTGAGCGAACTAAATTCAAATATTCTTGAGCCTTAGTATCTCCTAATCCACCACGATTATATGCTTCTGCAGCCATTAATAATACATCTGCATAACGAATGATTCTATAGTTATTCAAATAGTTCAATTCTAATTGTGCACCTGAATAACCTGCTCTCGTAATATATTTATGATTAAATAAGCCATTATCTTTATATCCTTTACTATACGAAGCCCCTGTTGACGCTATCCATTCATTCATATCCAAGATTGTAGCATCACGCCTAGTATCATTAGAATTATAACGATCAAACAATTCTTGTGAAGGAATATTAAAACTCCATCCTGTAGCGTATACATCACCTGAATAGGCTCTTGGACCATTCATAATAATTCCAAAATTTCCTTCTGAGCCTTGATAAAAACTCCAATCATACCAATTTGAGGTATTGGTATGTTGTATTTCAAAAATGGACTCCTCATTATTTTCACCAGATTGTAACCATATTGAAGCAAAATCTGCAACTAAATTATATTGTCCTGAATTAATTACTTCATCTAGCATAGCTGCGGATTCAGAAAATTTTTCCTGATACAAATAAACCTTTCCTAATAATGCCTGAGCCATTCTTTTGTTTGCTCTTCCAATTTCATTTGAAGTATTTGGCAATACAGCAATAGCGTTCAACAAATCAGTTTCGACTTGAATATAAACATCTGATTGAGAAGACCTTGTTAATGTTCCTGTTTGATCTGCTGTTAAACGTGCTTCAGTAAAAAGAGGAATATCTCCCCAAAACTTTGTCAACTCTGCATAATAATAAGCTCTTAAAAAATACACTTCTCCTAACAATTCTTGCTTCCGAGAAAAATCTAATTTATCAATATTCTGTACTATAAAATTGCATCGATTTACACCTTCATATAGATTTCGCCATATTGTTCTTAAATTCTCATTTACAGGATAATGAGTCATTAAATCAATTTCTTGTAATCCAATTACATCTGTAGCACTTTCACCTCCAGCAACTGAATTATCAGAAGCTATATCTCCTATTTGTACTCGCAAATACCCCCATTGAAGAGGATCATAAGCTCCTATTAAAGCATCTTCATAATCTTGAGATGATTTAAAATAACTTTCAACAGTTTGTTCATATACACTACTTGGATCCGAATCTACTTCACTATCACATGAGTAAACGAATAGTACAAAACTTAAAATAAGTATATTAAATATTTTCCTTTTCATCTTTAAATTTTAAAAATTAATATTTATCCCCATCGACCATATTCTAGGTTGTGGATAACGCCCTCTATCAATACCTGTCTCTAAAATGTTACTACTAAAACTATCATCTGATTGAGCTGATATTTCGGGATCATAACCTGAATAATTAGTAAAAGTAAAAGCATTTTTAACAGCTGCATAAACACGAACACTCTCTAGACCAACCTTACTCATTGACTCTTTAGGAATTGTATATCCTAATGAAATATTCTTTATTTTCAAGAAAGATCCATCCTCAACATAATAATCTGAAATACGAGTATTTCTATTAGAATCAACATTTGTAACTCTAGGTGTTGTGTTTGAAGTTCCTGTTCCTGTCCATCTATCTAAAACACTAGCATAACGGTTTGTAGGCACAGAGTTTCGTTCATAAGCCCTATACACATCATTTCCAATAAAACTAACTGTGTTCAATGCAAAATCAAACCCTTTATAATTTGCACCTAGATTCCAGCCTATTATAACGTCTGGAAAAGGATTTCCTATTTCTGTTTTATCACTGTCATTAATAATACCATCTCCATTAATATCTACATAACGAAAATCTCCAGGAGCCGCACCTGTTTGTATAGCATGTTCATCAATTTCTGCTTGAGATTGAAAAATCCCATCGGTTTTATACCCGTAAAAATAACCTGCAGCATATCCCTCTTGAAAGCGAGTCAAATTAACCTCAGGAATACCAACAGCTCCTCCTTCTTGATAGTTTTGCTCTGCATTTACCTCTGTAACTTCATTTTTTATAGTAGTCACAGTTACACCTGTATTAATTTTAAAATTATTCGTTAACTCATGTTTAAAATTTAACGTTAAATCAATACCACTATTTTCTACTGTTCCAATATTTGAGTAGGGAGCTTCTGCTATTCCAAAATAACCTGATAATTCAGGTTGAAATAGTAAGTCTTTGGTTTCTTTTTGATAATAATCAAAAGATAACGAAACCATATTATTCCAAAATTCAGAATCAAAACCAATATTCCACTGTCCTTGCTCTTCCCAATGAACATCAGGATTAGCATAATTTAAAGCAGTTGAACCATTTGTTATAGAGTCATCAAATGTATAATTAGGAAAACCATTGATACGTTCTACATATTGATAATTTCTGATTTGATCATTTCCTGTAATTCCATAAGATCCTCTTAATTTCAAATAATTTACAGCATTTAAATTAAAGAAATCTTCTTTTGTAATAACCCATCCTCCAGATATTGACCAAAAATTACCAAATTTATAATTATCTCCAAATTTGGTTGATCCATCTCTTCTATATATACCTGACAACAAATATTTACCTTCATAATCATAATTTAAACGTGCGAAATAAGAAAGATTAGTTTCATCATACTGCCACGAAGCATTATCTCTCCCTCCTTCAATTGTACCTGTAGCTGAGCTAATATCAGCAAATTCCCATGAATTATAAGGTACTCCTTGTCTCGTTGCAGACAACTGATCTCCTTTATTTTTTTGTAAAGATATCCCAACAACCGATTGAAAATTATGCTTATCATTTAATGAAATATCATAGTTTATAAAATTATCCCAAGTACTAGTATAATATGTTGTTTTATTTTCTGTAACTGTATTAGAACCACTTGGCGTTACCTCTCCATTCATTTCGTATTTACCTGTTGCAGAATTATATATTAGAACAGATTGTTCAATTCCATTAGTATCCACTCCTCTACTAGTTTGATTATGCTCATCTCCATAGTAAACAAAGGGATTAAATCCTTTATAATCTACATTAGAATATGCATATCCAAAACGTGATGTTGCTTTTAAACCTTTTGCTAAATCAGCTCCTAATTCAATTTTACCTGAGATCTTATTTGTTTCATTTTCATTAAAATTATTAGCTAACATAGCTAACGGATTCTTAATCTCTTGTGTTATATAATCTGAGGTACCAAAGGAACCATCAGCATTATATGCTGGAGTTGTAGGATCCATATTTAAAGCATTACCTATAATTCCTCCATAGCCAGACTCCTGAACAGATTTATTTTTAATGTTAGTATAATTAGTATTAATACTTAAATTAAATCGTTCTAAAAAATTCGTAGATACATTTGATGTAACTGTCAATCGATCAAAGAAGTTATTTTTTTCTCCTCCAACAATACCTCCTTGACTTAAATAGCCTGTTGAAAATAAATAGGTAGTATTTTCGCCTCCTCCCCTTAAAGAAAGTGTGTGTGTCATAATTGGAGCTGTTTTAAAAATTTCATCTTGCCAATCTGTTCCTTCTCCTAAAGAAGCTATATTATTAAAAACTAAATCTTCACCTGAAGCAATAGCTGCTTCATTTCGAATTGCAGCATATTCTTGTGCATTCAAAACATCTATAGTCCGTGGAACTTCTTGAATCCCATAATATCCCGTATACGAAATTTTAGGACGCATATTTTTACGCCCCTTTTTTAGTTCCACTAATATAACTCCATTAGCTCCCTTCACTCCATAAATAGCAGCAGAAGCATCTTTTATTACATTGATCGATTTAACATCATCTGGATTTAATGCATTAAAATCTGCTAAAGTAAGTTGTACTCCATCAATAATAACTAAAGGGTCTGAATTTCCATTTGTAGGAATCCCTCTTATTAAAACTTTAGGTTTTTCACCAGGAACACCCGTTCCCATAACCGTAACTCCAGATGCTGACCCCTGCAGAGCTTCTTCAACACGTACTGGTTTTATTTGCTGTATTATATCCTCTCCTACTTGTGACATTGCTGCAGAAACCTTCTTCAATTCTTGATTTCCAAACCCAACAGCCACAACGGTCACTTCATCTATTTCAGTTCCTCCTTCTGTTAAAACCATATCAATATCTGGAGAATCACTAACGATTACTTCTTGATCATCCATTCCTAAAAAAGAAAAAATTAATATATCTCCTTTCTCAGCAGTAATTTCATAACTTCCATCTAGATCTGAATAAACTTCATTTTCAGTTCCTTTTATCATTACAGATACTTCAGGTAAACGTTCTCCTTCTCCATCAGTAATGATACCTTTTATGACTTGTTGACTCCATATAAAATTAGAGCAAATTAACATAAACAGTATAATTTTAGTTCTCATATAATTTTGATTTTGGTATTTAATTGAATCTTTTCAAAATTACCTTTAAAACTAAAATGATTAACTTTTTTATAACCTATATATTATCTATACATTATAAAAAAAGAACTTTTAATACTAAAAATTTAAAAATATAAATTATTGATTATAAAATATTTATGATTTAATAAAAGTATTAAATACACCAATAAATTATCATGTTAAAAAATAATTGTTGTATAGAATAATTTAACTTAAAATAAAGTATTAAATTACCACAATAAGTATATTTTAATCTATTATATAGATAAAATTCATTGTACAAAAAGTAAAAACAATACAATAAATAACAAAAAATAATTCTCATAGATTATATTTGTATAAAATACAACAAGTAGATGGAAGCTATTAAAAATATAATTGAAAAAGCGTGGGATAATCGCGATTTATTAAAAGAACAAAGCACACAAGATGCTGTTAGAAAGATTGTTTCATTATTAGATAAAGGTGAAATTCGTGTAGCAGAACCTGTTGGTGACCAATGGCAAGTAAACGAGTGGGTAAAAAAAGCTGTTGTAATGTACTTCCCTATTCAAGCTATGGAAACGATTGAAATAGGTCCTTTTGAATTTCATGATAAAATTCCTTTAAAAAAGAATTATAAAGAGCAAGGTGTTCGTGTTGTACCACATGCTATTGCACGACATGGATCTTATTTAGCTGAAGGAACCATTATGATGCCTTCTTATGTAAATATAGGAGCTTATGTTGACGGAGGAACTATGGTAGATACTTGGGCTACAGTTGGTTCTTGTGCTCAAATTGGTAAAAATGTTCACTTAAGCGGTGGTGTTGGAATAGGTGGGGTTTTAGAACCTTTACAAGCAGCCCCTGTTATTATTGAAGATAATGCTTTTATCGGATCACGTTGTATCGTTGTAGAAGGTGTTCATGTAGGTAAAGAAGCAGTTTTGGGTGCTAATGTTGTATTAACAGCTTCTACCAAAATTATTGATGTCACAGGAGATGAACCTAAAGAATTTAAAGGTTTTGTACCTCCTCGTTCAGTTGTTATCCCAGGAAGTTATCCTAAAAAGTTTGCTGCCGGTACTTATAATGTTCCTTGTGCTTTAATTATCGGAACACGTAAAGAAAGTACAAACAAAAAAACATCTTTAAATGACGCACTTCGTGAATATGATGTTTCTGTTTAACAGATAACCTATTATCAATTTATAAAAGAAAAAGGATGTTAAAATTAATTTTAACATCCTTTATTATTTTTACTAAATAATTTTTATGTTTTGTTCCCTGCTCTTTTACGTTCATTTTCTGTAAGTAAAATCTTACGTAAACGAATATTCCCTGGAGTTACTTCTACATATTCATCTTTCTGGATAAACTCTAACGCTTCTTCTAATGAGAATTTAATGGCAGGTGCAATTTTAACCTTATCATCAGCTCCAGCAGAACGCACATTAGATAATTTCTTAGTTTTTGTAATATTCACTACCATATCTTCTCTACGTGCATTTTCTCCTATTACCTGTCCTTCATAAATATCTTCACCTGGTTCCACAAAGAATTTTCCTCGATCTTGTAATTTATCTAATGAATACGGTATCGCTGTACCTTTTTCCATTGAAATTAAAGAACCATTTAAACGTTCTGGAATTCCTCCTTTAATTGGTTGATATTCTTTAAAACGATGCGCCATAATAGCTTCTCCAGCTGTTGCTGTTAATAATTGATTACGTAAACCTATAATTCCTCTTGAAGGAATGATAAATTCACACACCATACGCTCACCTTTGGCTTCCATACTTAACATTTCTCCTTTTCGCAAAGAAACCATTTCTACTGCTTTACCTGAAACAGATTCTGGTAAATCAATCGTTAACTCTTCAAAAGGTTCACATTTCTGACCATCAATTTCTTTAATAATTACTTGTGGCTGACCAATTTGCAATTCATAACCTTCACGGCGCATGGTTTCAATTAATACTGATAAATGAAGTATTCCTCGTCCATACACTAAGAATTTATCTGCTGAATTCGTTTCTTCAACACGTAAAGCTAAGTTTTTCTCTAATTCTTTTTCTAAACGTTCTTTTATATGACGTGAGGTTACAAATTTACCTTCTTTACCAAAGAAAGGTGAGTCATTAATTGTAAATAACATACTCATTGTAGGCTCATCAATTGCAATCGTTTCTAAACCTTCTGGATTTTCAGCATCAGCAATAGTATCTCCTATTTCAAAACCTTCTAATCCAACAATAGCACATATATCACCAGCCTCAACTTGCCCTACTTTTTTACGTCCTAACCCATCAAAAGTATGGATTTCTTTTATTTTAGATTTTAAAATAGAACCATCTCTTTTCACTAAAGAAACTTGTTGGTTTTCTTTTAAAATACCTCTTTGTAAACGGCCAATAGCTATACGTCCTGTAAAAGAAGAGAAATCTAATGAAGTAATCAACATTTGAGGTGTTCCCTCTACATCTACTTTTGGTGCAGGAATATGCTCTACAACCATATCCAACAATGGTTCGATATTTTCTGTTTGAACTTTCCAATCTTCACTCATCCAGTTATTTTTAGCAGAACCATACACACATGGAAAATCCATTTGCCATTCTTCTGCTCCCAATTCAAACATTAAATCGAAAACCTTCTCATGTACTTCTTCAGGTGTACAGTTTTCTTTATCTACTTTGTTTACAACTACAATTGGTTTTAACTTTAAATTAATTGCTTTTTGTAGTACAAAACGTGTTTGAGGCATAGGACCTTCAAAAGCATCTACTAAAAGTAGCACTCCATCTGCCATATTCAATACGCGCTCAACCTCACCTCCAAAATCGGCGTGTCCCGGAGTATCAATAATGTTAATTTTAGTTCCTTTATAATTTACCGAAACGTTTTTAGAGGTAATTGTAATCCCTCTTTCTCTTTCTAGATCATTATTATCTAAAATTAAATCTCCTGTATTTTCATTTTCTCTAAACAGTTGACAATGGTACATAATTTTATCTACCAAAGTAGTTTTACCATGGTCAACGTGTGCGATAATCGCAATATTGCGCATTGAATTCGACATAAATAATCCTTATTCTCAATTAATAACGGGCAAAAGTACAATTTTAATTTTACTAATGTGGTTTTTTCATTATAAAGAATTATTATTTTTGTAATAAACAGCCTCTTTTTACTTATTTTAATAGTCTTAAACTATATCGTATTTTAAAATGAACATCCTTATTGAAACAGAACGACTCATATTAAGAGAATTCAATCTTTCTGATGCTAAAAACATATATGAATTATTCGTGTTTTAGAGAAAATAGGTATGTCATATTGGAAAAAAGACACTTATGAAGGCATCCAAAATGCTTTATATTATCATATTAAAAAATGAGTTGTGAAAAATAACACAACTCATTTTTATCATCATAAACCCAAAATATTTATTTATTATTGTTTCATTATTTTCTTTGTAATCGATTTCTGACCATCATTAATCTCTACTATATAAACACCTCTTGGTAAATCAGCTACATTAATTCCTCTAGAATCAATTTTCCCTACTTTTACTACTTGCCCTGTAAAACTTAGAATTCTATAACTCGAATTTATAGTACGGTCTGTATCTAAATCAATGTTCAACATTGCTTTTACAGGATTAGGATATAGACTAATATAATCTTTTGAATTTTCATTCGAAATATTTGATCCTAATGATTTTGATTCATTGAAAGCTGCAACACCTGCTGAGCCATTTACAAATTCAACAGTATAATCTTCTACTTCACCGTATGTAAATGATCCACATGCTGTTGGTGCTCCTCCATACTTCATGGAAACTCTTAATCTAGTTTTCCCTCCAAAAACAGTTTCTGGAACTGTAAAATCTTGATATAAATTTCCTGTACTTCTTGAATCTCCTTCAAAAACAACTTCATCAGCTTCGAAACTACCATCTCGATCATAATCAATCCAAGCTTTCCAATATTCTCTATAAGAAGGACCTGAGAATCCTGCACTCACATTTAAACGATTTGCTCCAAACATATAAACCTTCATCACTTGATCTGTAAAGTCACTGTAACTTGACGCTCCTGAATCATTATTAATTCCACCCATTGAAACATTATCAATCCATTCATAACTTACAATATTTCCTTTTGAGTCACAATACTCAGGTACCGTATTTATGGTTGCAACTGGAGATTTTTCTGATCGATTTAAGGACGCATCTCTCGCAATCACATAAAAACGATAAGTAGTTCCTCCTGATAATCCTGTCACATTCCAAGTTCTCTCACTTGTTTCACCAATTAATACATCATCTTGATACACTTCATATGCTTCTACCCCTACATTATCTGTTGAAGCACCCCATCCTAAATCAACTGAAAAAGTAGTTACTCCACTAGAAGACATTGGAGTTGGTGCAGTTGGTGCTTCTGTATCGATATTACTATCTGAAATAATATTCAATGTATAATCTTCTACTTCTCCATAATCAAATACTTCACAAGGTGTTGGAAGCTCACCATATTTCATTGCAATACGCATTCGTGTTTCCCCAGTAGTTGCTGAACCTGGTATTGTAAAAGTACCTACAATTGGTGTATCAGTAGAAATTTCTTTACTGAAAACTTCTTCTCCTAAATCTTCAAAATCTCCATCAGCATTATAATCTACCCATACACCATAAGCCTCTTCATAGGCATCTCCAGACCACTTTGGTGTAATCGTTATCGTATATGTTTGACTTTTCAAAACATCTGTTGACACTGAAGTATGATCTGAATATCCATTTCCTCCGTCAGATGTATGACTAATATCTCCTATTTCTACTTTTTGAATAAATTCATCTGCTACACTTGTACCTTTAGAAAGACAATAATTCACATCTCCATATTCACTACCTACACCAATTGCATAAAAAGCATTAGCTGTAGCAATTACTTCTGGAGAACCTTCTCCATAAAGGTCTTCTGCGGCAGTAACACCAAAGGTTCTAGCATCTGAAAA from Flavobacteriaceae bacterium UJ101 encodes:
- the dapD gene encoding 2,3,4,5-tetrahydropyridine-2,6-dicarboxylate N-succinyltransferase (Belongs to the transferase hexapeptide repeat family.; KEGG: coc:Coch_1416 2,3,4,5-tetrahydropyridine-2-carboxylate N-succinyltransferase); its protein translation is MEAIKNIIEKAWDNRDLLKEQSTQDAVRKIVSLLDKGEIRVAEPVGDQWQVNEWVKKAVVMYFPIQAMETIEIGPFEFHDKIPLKKNYKEQGVRVVPHAIARHGSYLAEGTIMMPSYVNIGAYVDGGTMVDTWATVGSCAQIGKNVHLSGGVGIGGVLEPLQAAPVIIEDNAFIGSRCIVVEGVHVGKEAVLGANVVLTASTKIIDVTGDEPKEFKGFVPPRSVVIPGSYPKKFAAGTYNVPCALIIGTRKESTNKKTSLNDALREYDVSV
- a CDS encoding elongation factor (Catalyzes the GTP-dependent ribosomal translocation step during translation elongation. During this step, the ribosome changes from the pre-translocational (PRE) to the post- translocational (POST) state as the newly formed A-site-bound peptidyl-tRNA and P-site-bound deacylated tRNA move to the P and E sites, respectively. Catalyzes the coordinated movement of the two tRNA molecules, the mRNA and conformational changes in the ribosome; Belongs to the TRAFAC class translation factor GTPase superfamily. Classic translation factor GTPase family. EF-G/EF-2 subfamily; Contains 1 tr-type G (guanine nucleotide-binding) domain.); translation: MSNSMRNIAIIAHVDHGKTTLVDKIMYHCQLFRENENTGDLILDNNDLERERGITITSKNVSVNYKGTKINIIDTPGHADFGGEVERVLNMADGVLLLVDAFEGPMPQTRFVLQKAINLKLKPIVVVNKVDKENCTPEEVHEKVFDLMFELGAEEWQMDFPCVYGSAKNNWMSEDWKVQTENIEPLLDMVVEHIPAPKVDVEGTPQMLITSLDFSSFTGRIAIGRLQRGILKENQQVSLVKRDGSILKSKIKEIHTFDGLGRKKVGQVEAGDICAIVGLEGFEIGDTIADAENPEGLETIAIDEPTMSMLFTINDSPFFGKEGKFVTSRHIKERLEKELEKNLALRVEETNSADKFLVYGRGILHLSVLIETMRREGYELQIGQPQVIIKEIDGQKCEPFEELTIDLPESVSGKAVEMVSLRKGEMLSMEAKGERMVCEFIIPSRGIIGLRNQLLTATAGEAIMAHRFKEYQPIKGGIPERLNGSLISMEKGTAIPYSLDKLQDRGKFFVEPGEDIYEGQVIGENARREDMVVNITKTKKLSNVRSAGADDKVKIAPAIKFSLEEALEFIQKDEYVEVTPGNIRLRKILLTENERKRAGNKT